A stretch of Gossypium hirsutum isolate 1008001.06 chromosome A06, Gossypium_hirsutum_v2.1, whole genome shotgun sequence DNA encodes these proteins:
- the LOC121230629 gene encoding bifunctional purple acid phosphatase 26 isoform X1, which yields MKTVNYPPDKFHFPSSLYAQHFHRLTKLVLFQNLIHELKTLLLMAFGLWFTLFELLLKLFLILAFVKKGSAGITSTFTRTKWQSFDIPLDHKVLAIPNGYNAPQQVHITQGDYDGKAVMISWVTADKPGSSRVQYGTSENKYDFKADGTVANYTFYNYKSGYIHHCLVDGLEYEIKYYYKIGEGHSSREFWFQTPPKIDPDSPFTFGIIGDLGQTYNSLSTLEHYMQSGGQTVLFLGDLSYADRYQYNDVGIRWDSWGRFIERSAAYQPWIWSAGNHEIEYMPDVGEVLPFKSFLHRFSTPHLASRSKNPLWYAIRRASAHIIVLSSYSPHVKYTPQWLWLRDELKRVDRKKTPWLIIIMHVPIYNSNQAHFMEGESMRAVFERWFVRHRVDFIFAGHVHAYERSYRISNIRYNVSSGYRYPVPNKSAPVYVTVGDAGNQEGLAGRFRDPQPEYSAFREASYGHSTLELKNRTHAFLNWHRNEDGQKVHADSVIFLNQRWASNLRRRRLKEDQLKARGKIDF from the exons ATGAAAACCGTCAACTACCCGCCAGATAAATTCCACTTCCCCTCTTCTCTATACGCCCAACATTTTCACAG aTTGACCAAATTGGTGTTGTTTCAGAACTTGATTCATGAACTCAAAACACTGTTGCTGATGGCTTTCGGGCTGTGGTTCACATTGTTTGAGCTTTTACTCAAGTTGTTTCTTATCTTAGCCTTTGTGAAAAAGGGAAGTGCGGGAATTACAAGTACTTTTACTCGTACGAAATGGCAATCTTTTGATATCCCTCTTGACCATAAAGTACTTGCAATTCCTAATGGTTACAATGCTCCGCAACAA GTGCATATTACTCAAGGTGACTATGATGGAAAAGCTGTAATGATATCATGGGTTACTGCTGATAAACCTGGGTCTTCTAGAGTACAGTATGGCACATCAGAGAATAAATATGACTTTAAAGCTGATGGCACAGTGGCTAATTACACCTTTTACAACTATAAATCTGGCTATATTCATCACTGTCTTGTTGATGGTCTAGAG tatGAGATCAAGTACTATTACAAGATTGGTGAAGGTCATTCATCTCGAGAATTTTGGTTTCAAACTCCTCCAAAGATTGACCCGGATTCTCCTTTTACATTTGGAATTATTG GTGATTTGGGTCAAACATATAATTCTCTTTCAACTCTGGAGCATTACATGCAGAGTGGAGGACAGACCGTCTTGTTTCTTGGTGACCTCTCTTATGCTGATAGATACCAATACAATGATGTTGGTATTCGATGGGATTCATGGGGCCGCTTTATTGAGAGAAGTGCTGCTTATCAACCATGGATTTGGTCAGCTGGGAATCATGAGATAGAATACATGCCAGATGTG ggaGAAGTCCTTCCTTTTAAATCATTCCTTCATAGATTTAGTACACCACATTTGGCTTCCAGAAGCAAGAATCCTCTCTGGTATGCTATCCGACGGGCATCAGCTCATATTATTGTCCTCTCCAGCTATTCACCCCATG TGAAATACACTCCTCAATGGTTGTGGCTAAGAGATGAGCTCAAAAGAGTGGATAGAAAGAAGACACCCTGgcttattattatcatgcatGTTCCCATCTACAATAGTAACCAAGCTCACTTTATGGAGGGTGAAAGTATGCGAGCTGTCTTTGAGCGCTGGTTTGTTCGTCATAGAGTTGATTTCATCTTTGCTGGTCATGTCCATGCCTATGAAAGATCG TATCGCATCTCAAATATCCGTTATAATGTATCAAGTGGCTACCGCTATCCTGTGCCTAACAAATCAGCTCCAGTGTACGTAACAGTTGGAGATGCAGGAAATCAGGAAGGTCTTGCTGGAAG GTTTCGGGACCCACAACCAGAATATTCTGCATTCCGCGAAGCCAGTTATGGTCATTCAACATTGGAGTTAAAGAACCGAACCCATGCATTCTTGAACTGGCACCGAAATGAGGACGGCCAAAAGGTTCATGCTGATTCCGTAATATTCCTCAATCAACGCTG GGCAAGCAATCTGCGAAGAAGAAGACTCAAGGAGGATCAACTTAAGGCCAGAGGAAAAATTGATTTCTGA
- the LOC121230629 gene encoding bifunctional purple acid phosphatase 26 isoform X2 translates to MAFGLWFTLFELLLKLFLILAFVKKGSAGITSTFTRTKWQSFDIPLDHKVLAIPNGYNAPQQVHITQGDYDGKAVMISWVTADKPGSSRVQYGTSENKYDFKADGTVANYTFYNYKSGYIHHCLVDGLEYEIKYYYKIGEGHSSREFWFQTPPKIDPDSPFTFGIIGDLGQTYNSLSTLEHYMQSGGQTVLFLGDLSYADRYQYNDVGIRWDSWGRFIERSAAYQPWIWSAGNHEIEYMPDVGEVLPFKSFLHRFSTPHLASRSKNPLWYAIRRASAHIIVLSSYSPHVKYTPQWLWLRDELKRVDRKKTPWLIIIMHVPIYNSNQAHFMEGESMRAVFERWFVRHRVDFIFAGHVHAYERSYRISNIRYNVSSGYRYPVPNKSAPVYVTVGDAGNQEGLAGRFRDPQPEYSAFREASYGHSTLELKNRTHAFLNWHRNEDGQKVHADSVIFLNQRWASNLRRRRLKEDQLKARGKIDF, encoded by the exons ATGGCTTTCGGGCTGTGGTTCACATTGTTTGAGCTTTTACTCAAGTTGTTTCTTATCTTAGCCTTTGTGAAAAAGGGAAGTGCGGGAATTACAAGTACTTTTACTCGTACGAAATGGCAATCTTTTGATATCCCTCTTGACCATAAAGTACTTGCAATTCCTAATGGTTACAATGCTCCGCAACAA GTGCATATTACTCAAGGTGACTATGATGGAAAAGCTGTAATGATATCATGGGTTACTGCTGATAAACCTGGGTCTTCTAGAGTACAGTATGGCACATCAGAGAATAAATATGACTTTAAAGCTGATGGCACAGTGGCTAATTACACCTTTTACAACTATAAATCTGGCTATATTCATCACTGTCTTGTTGATGGTCTAGAG tatGAGATCAAGTACTATTACAAGATTGGTGAAGGTCATTCATCTCGAGAATTTTGGTTTCAAACTCCTCCAAAGATTGACCCGGATTCTCCTTTTACATTTGGAATTATTG GTGATTTGGGTCAAACATATAATTCTCTTTCAACTCTGGAGCATTACATGCAGAGTGGAGGACAGACCGTCTTGTTTCTTGGTGACCTCTCTTATGCTGATAGATACCAATACAATGATGTTGGTATTCGATGGGATTCATGGGGCCGCTTTATTGAGAGAAGTGCTGCTTATCAACCATGGATTTGGTCAGCTGGGAATCATGAGATAGAATACATGCCAGATGTG ggaGAAGTCCTTCCTTTTAAATCATTCCTTCATAGATTTAGTACACCACATTTGGCTTCCAGAAGCAAGAATCCTCTCTGGTATGCTATCCGACGGGCATCAGCTCATATTATTGTCCTCTCCAGCTATTCACCCCATG TGAAATACACTCCTCAATGGTTGTGGCTAAGAGATGAGCTCAAAAGAGTGGATAGAAAGAAGACACCCTGgcttattattatcatgcatGTTCCCATCTACAATAGTAACCAAGCTCACTTTATGGAGGGTGAAAGTATGCGAGCTGTCTTTGAGCGCTGGTTTGTTCGTCATAGAGTTGATTTCATCTTTGCTGGTCATGTCCATGCCTATGAAAGATCG TATCGCATCTCAAATATCCGTTATAATGTATCAAGTGGCTACCGCTATCCTGTGCCTAACAAATCAGCTCCAGTGTACGTAACAGTTGGAGATGCAGGAAATCAGGAAGGTCTTGCTGGAAG GTTTCGGGACCCACAACCAGAATATTCTGCATTCCGCGAAGCCAGTTATGGTCATTCAACATTGGAGTTAAAGAACCGAACCCATGCATTCTTGAACTGGCACCGAAATGAGGACGGCCAAAAGGTTCATGCTGATTCCGTAATATTCCTCAATCAACGCTG GGCAAGCAATCTGCGAAGAAGAAGACTCAAGGAGGATCAACTTAAGGCCAGAGGAAAAATTGATTTCTGA